From Flavipsychrobacter sp., a single genomic window includes:
- a CDS encoding CcoQ/FixQ family Cbb3-type cytochrome c oxidase assembly chaperone, protein MKFRHYLETITGVDIYPLISLIIFFAFFTGLFLWAMRVSKSYIDEVKNLPLSNNND, encoded by the coding sequence ATGAAGTTTAGGCATTATTTAGAAACGATAACAGGAGTAGATATCTACCCTCTTATATCGCTGATCATCTTCTTTGCTTTCTTTACTGGGTTGTTTTTATGGGCAATGCGTGTAAGCAAAAGCTATATAGATGAGGTGAAAAATTTACCATTAAGCAACAACAATGATTAA
- a CDS encoding cbb3-type cytochrome c oxidase N-terminal domain-containing protein, producing the protein MFKYFKNIITPMLLVLLTPVLSIAAEGAAQGGEKVNVMLIGLVSLIIVLLFAILILGNTLRQLSFVYRDKMREKRSSTTAKALLVLLGASLLSSSVIAQEAASTASQSSPYINGMLKDEFYALATIIILELVTIVSLIFMIKVMVRVISKKPEMAAAAQKIVKKVPFWDRFNAAVAIEQEEDILLDHDYDGIQELDNSLPPWWKYGFYLTIVVGVIYIWYYHAGGNGLNQQQEYVQSVEKANKEIAKYLASAADNVDENSVVMLDAAGIASGAEMFSTTCVACHAADGGGNSIGPNLTDKYWLHGGSLKDIFKSIKYGWKDKGMQSWQNTYSPKQIAQIASYVKSLQGTTPAAPKDPQGELYVEEAAAADSTSEAATEVAE; encoded by the coding sequence ATGTTCAAATATTTTAAAAATATAATCACACCAATGCTATTAGTGCTATTGACACCCGTGTTGTCTATAGCTGCAGAGGGTGCCGCGCAAGGTGGCGAAAAAGTAAATGTTATGCTTATTGGTTTAGTAAGCTTAATAATAGTGTTGCTATTCGCTATTCTAATATTAGGGAATACATTGAGACAACTAAGCTTTGTGTATCGTGATAAAATGCGTGAGAAAAGAAGTAGCACAACAGCAAAAGCATTATTAGTATTGCTAGGTGCAAGCTTATTGAGTAGCAGTGTAATTGCACAAGAGGCTGCATCTACCGCATCACAATCATCTCCATACATCAATGGTATGTTGAAGGATGAATTTTATGCACTTGCTACTATTATCATTTTAGAATTAGTGACAATCGTATCTCTAATTTTTATGATAAAAGTAATGGTACGTGTGATAAGCAAAAAGCCTGAAATGGCTGCGGCGGCACAAAAAATTGTAAAGAAGGTGCCATTCTGGGATAGATTTAATGCTGCAGTTGCTATTGAGCAGGAAGAAGACATTCTACTTGATCATGATTATGATGGCATACAGGAGTTGGACAACAGTCTGCCGCCTTGGTGGAAGTACGGCTTTTATTTGACCATTGTAGTAGGTGTGATATATATATGGTATTATCATGCAGGAGGTAATGGTCTTAACCAACAGCAAGAGTATGTGCAGTCGGTAGAAAAAGCTAATAAAGAGATAGCAAAGTATTTAGCTAGTGCAGCTGATAATGTAGATGAGAATTCTGTAGTTATGTTAGATGCTGCAGGTATTGCTTCGGGTGCTGAGATGTTCTCAACTACTTGCGTTGCTTGCCACGCTGCAGATGGTGGTGGTAATTCTATCGGGCCAAACCTCACTGATAAATATTGGTTGCACGGTGGTAGTCTGAAAGATATATTTAAGAGCATTAAATATGGGTGGAAAGATAAGGGTATGCAGAGCTGGCAGAACACGTATTCTCCAAAGCAGATTGCGCAAATAGCCAGTTATGTAAAATCTCTTCAGGGTACCACTCCTGCAGCGCCAAAAGATCCTCAGGGTGAATTATATGTGGAAGAGGCTGCGGCAGCAGATAGTACTAGTGAAGCAGCTACTGAAGTAGCAGAATAA
- the ccoG gene encoding cytochrome c oxidase accessory protein CcoG produces the protein MSKNVDQSAFRDKVATVDKQGKRVWVFPQKPKGWYYNARTWLSVLYLIVFFGLPFVKVNGRPLFLLNILERKFIIFGQIFWPQDFFIFGLSMILFIVFIALFTVVFGRVFCGWVCPQTIFMEMVFRKVEYWIEGTANEQKRLAQQKWNKDKIFKKSMKWIVFWTISFLIANTFLAYIIGIDELRIVISSPISENLGGFIALLIFTTIFFFVYTWFREQVCTVVCPYGRMQGVLLDRDSIIVTYDHVRGEERGRFKKNEERTIGDCIDCNQCVRVCPTGIDIRNGTQLECVNCTACIDACDSIMESVGLPKGLIRYASESNISENKPTRFTGRMKAYTAVMVVLLGVLTFLLMSRTNVDVAVLRSSGQLFQKQPNDQISNLYNYKIVNKTYADKILELRPEDFEGEIKYVGSQELKISKEEHATGSLFIFIDEDKIKKRKTILKIGVYEDGKKIKTIETNFLGPFNKK, from the coding sequence ATGAGCAAGAATGTAGACCAGTCGGCTTTTAGAGACAAGGTAGCCACTGTAGATAAGCAGGGAAAGAGAGTATGGGTTTTTCCACAAAAACCTAAGGGGTGGTATTATAATGCTAGAACTTGGTTGTCTGTTCTATATTTAATTGTCTTTTTCGGTTTGCCCTTTGTGAAGGTAAACGGCCGACCATTGTTCTTGTTAAACATCCTAGAAAGAAAGTTTATCATATTCGGTCAAATATTTTGGCCGCAAGACTTTTTCATATTTGGCTTGAGCATGATATTATTTATCGTGTTCATAGCCTTATTTACGGTGGTCTTTGGTCGTGTGTTTTGTGGTTGGGTTTGTCCGCAAACCATATTTATGGAAATGGTATTCAGAAAAGTAGAATACTGGATAGAGGGAACCGCGAATGAACAAAAAAGGCTAGCACAGCAAAAATGGAATAAGGATAAGATATTCAAGAAGTCGATGAAGTGGATCGTGTTTTGGACGATCAGCTTCTTAATTGCCAATACTTTCCTTGCTTACATAATTGGTATAGATGAGCTGAGAATTGTGATATCATCCCCTATTAGTGAAAATTTAGGTGGCTTTATAGCGTTACTCATATTTACCACTATATTCTTCTTTGTTTATACTTGGTTTAGAGAGCAAGTATGTACAGTAGTATGTCCATACGGAAGGATGCAAGGGGTTCTTTTAGATAGAGACTCTATAATCGTTACTTACGACCACGTAAGAGGGGAAGAAAGAGGTAGGTTTAAGAAAAATGAAGAACGTACAATAGGTGACTGTATCGATTGTAATCAGTGTGTGAGAGTATGCCCTACAGGTATAGATATACGTAATGGTACCCAGTTAGAGTGTGTGAATTGTACAGCTTGTATCGATGCTTGTGATAGTATTATGGAAAGTGTAGGGCTACCTAAAGGACTAATACGCTATGCTTCGGAAAGTAATATTTCTGAAAATAAGCCTACAAGATTCACAGGAAGAATGAAAGCTTATACCGCAGTAATGGTAGTCTTGTTAGGGGTATTGACATTCCTGCTTATGAGTCGGACTAATGTTGATGTAGCTGTACTTCGTTCTTCGGGTCAGCTTTTTCAAAAACAACCTAATGATCAAATAAGTAATTTATACAACTATAAAATAGTGAATAAAACTTATGCGGATAAGATACTAGAGTTAAGGCCTGAGGACTTTGAGGGAGAAATAAAATATGTAGGTAGCCAAGAGTTGAAGATTAGTAAAGAAGAACACGCAACCGGTAGTTTGTTCATTTTTATAGATGAGGATAAAATCAAGAAAAGGAAAACAATTTTGAAGATAGGAGTATATGAAGATGGTAAGAAGATAAAAACAATTGAGACTAACTTTTTAGGACCATTCAATAAAAAATAA